A stretch of the Muntiacus reevesi chromosome 8, mMunRee1.1, whole genome shotgun sequence genome encodes the following:
- the GP5 gene encoding platelet glycoprotein V, with translation MLRSALLVAALWLLRAQPFPCPPSCRCAFRDAAHCSRGTVAGIAALGLPTNLTHILLFQMGRGTLQNNSFSGMTVLQRLLLSDSHISAIAPGTFNDLIKLKTLRLSRNKITHLPGALLDNLVLLEQLFLDGNELKSLDQNLFQKLVHLQELFLNQNQLAFLPASLFTHLGNLKLLDLSGNNLTHLPEGLFGVQVKLEKLLLHSNRLVSLGSGLLDSLRALKELQLHTNHLRSIVPGAFDRLRSLSSLTLSRNRLEFLPSALFLHSHNLTFLTLFENPLEELPKVLFGEIGGLRELRLTGTQLRTLPAAAFRNLTGLRVLEVSLSPGLSALPEDAFRGLGELQVLALRSTGLASLPAGLLRGLGRLRHVWLRSNRLRAVPSALFRNLSSLEEVQLDHNQLETLPGDAFEALPRLAEVLLGHNPWRCDCGLGPFLAWLRRHADLVGRAEPPQCHGPGSHAGRLLWTLQAGDLGCPRPRSPPPSRLEAGYSEGPPQPTLPAAPARDNLGPRSSESWTRQVAEDQSQDHSLFWGLYFLLLAAQALITGIIVFAMIKLGRLFRKLITELWFEAMRKPCN, from the coding sequence ATGCTGAGGAGCGCTCTGCTGGTCGCGGCGCTCTGGCTCCTGCGCGCGCAGCCGTTTCCCTGCCCACCCTCCTGCAGGTGCGCCTTCCGCGACGCCGCGCACTGCTCGCGCGGCACGGTGGCCGGCATCGCCGCGCTCGGCCTGCCCACCAACCTCACGCATATCTTGCTCTTCCAAATGGGCCGCGGCACCTTGCAGAACAACAGCTTCAGTGGCATGACCGTCCTGCAGCGCCTGTTGCTGTCTGACAGCCACATTTCCGCCATTGCCCCGGGCACATTCAACGACCTGATAAAACTTAAAACCCTGAGGTTATCGCGCAACAAGATCACTCATCTCCCAGGCGCACTGTTGGATAACCTGGTGCTCCTGGAACAGTTGTTTCTGGACGGcaatgaactaaagagccttgacCAAAACCTGTTTCAGAAACTGGTTCACCTGCAGGAGCTCTTTCTGAACCAAAACCAACTCGCTTTCCTGCCTGCTAGCCTCTTCACACACCTGGGGAACCTGAAATTGTTGGATTTATCGGGAAACAATTTGACCCACCTGCCGGAGGGGTTGTTTGGGGTCCAGGTTAAGCTGGAGAAGCTTCTGCTTCACTCGAACCGGCTGGTCTCTTTGGGGTCGGGGCTGTTGGACAGCCTGCGCGCCCTGAAGGAGCTGCAGCTCCACACCAATCACCTCCGTTCCATCGTCCCCGGCGCCTTCGACCGGCTGCGAAGCCTGAGCTCCTTGACCCTTTCCAGAAACCGCCTCGAGTTCCTGCCCTCCGCCCTCTTTCTTCATTCGCACAATCTGACCTTCCTGACCCTGTTCGAGAACCCGCTGGAGGAACTCCCCAAGGTGCTCTTCGGGGAGATAGGCGGCCTGCGGGAGCTGAGGCTGACAGGCACCCAGCTGCGCACCCTGCCCGCCGCCGCCTTCCGCAACCTCACCGGCCTGCGGGTCCTGGAGGTGTCGCTGAGCCCCGGGCTGAGCGCGCTCCCGGAGGACGCCTTCCGAGGCCTCGGCGAGCTGCAGGTGCTCGCCCTGCGCTCCACAGGCCTGGCCTCGCTCCCCGCCGGCCTGCTCCGCGGCCTCGGCCGACTTCGCCACGTGTGGCTGCGCAGCAACCGGCTGCGCGCCGTGCCCAGCGCTCTTTTCCGCAACCTCAGCAGCCTGGAGGAGGTCCAGCTCGACCACAACCAGCTGGAGACCCTGCCGGGCGACGCGTTTGAGGCTCTGCCCCGGCTGGCGGAGGTCCTGCTGGGACACAATCCCTGGCGCTGCGACTGTGGCCTGGGGCCGTTCCTGGCGTGGCTGCGGCGGCACGCGGACCTCGTGGGTCGAGCCGAGCCCCCGCAGTGTCACGGGCCCGGGTCGCACGCCGGCCGACTGCTCTGGACCCTGCAGGCCGGCGACCTCGGCTGCCCGCGCCCCCGGAGCCCGCCTCCCAGCCGCCTGGAGGCGGGCTACTCCGAAGGCCCCCCGCAGCCCACCCTGCCCGCCGCCCCTGCCCGCGATAACTTGGGACCCAGGAGCTCCGAGTCGTGGACCCGGCAGGTGGCTGAGGACCAAAGTCAGGACCATAGCCTGTTCTGGGgtctttattttctgcttttagcCGCTCAGGCCCTAATTACCGGGATCATTGTGTTTGCGATGATTAAACTCGGCAGGCTCTTTCGGAAATTAATCACAGAGCTCTGGTTCGAGGCGATGAGAAAACCTTGCAATTAA